The genomic DNA TGCTGACAACCGACCGGGTGCGCACCGAGCTGGAACACCTGGCCACACACGACTCGCTCACGCAGACACTGAACCGCCGCGCCGTGATGCAGCTGTGCCAGGAAGAGATGGACCGCGCCCGCCGCTATGGCCGCGGGCCGTCGATCATGATGCTCGACCTGGACAACTTCAAGGCGGTGAACGACACCCACGGCCACCAGCATGGCGATGCGGTGCTGGTCCATTTCGCGGCGTGCACCAAATCTGCATTGCGCAGTGAAGACCGCCTGGGCCGCTACGGTGGCGAAGAGTTTCTGGTTCTGCTTCCCGACACCGGTGCGCCGGCAGCCCACCATGTGGCGCAGCGCATTCACGCCCTGCTGCATGTGGGTCACCCGCTCGACTGCCAGCTCAGCATCGGAGTGACCACCTGGCAAGGCCCGACGGACACGCTCGATGCCATGCTGTCACGCGCCGACGCCTCGCTCTACCAGGCCAAGAAGCGCGGACGCAACCAGACCTGCGTGGGGTGACTGGCCGCCTTCCAGGCGCCTCGCCCACACCGCCGTGCATGCGCCGGCATCGCGGTATGCCTGCACTTGATTGCTAGATTTTTAATAGCTTCATGCGCTTGCTACACAAGCGCCAGAGGCCTAAATGGCTTGATATTTATAAAAACGAGCTCATGCCCGTGCCGCGCTGTTCTCGCGCAGCCACGCCGCAAAGCTTTCTTCCGACATGTCGCCAGCGGCAACGGCGAGCATGGTGAGCACACACGACGCATCGTCGGCACTCAGCACCTGCCCATTAAGGCGTAGAAAAAGTTCGGCAGCCACAAAACCGGTGCGCTTGTTGCCATCGATGAACGGATGGTTGCGCGAGATACCGTAGCCATAGGACGCCGCCAGCGCAGCCGCGTCAGGCGGCGGCTCGCCGTAGGCCTGAAGGTGCAGGGGCTTGCCCAAGGCCGAGTCGAGCAACCCGGCATCGCGCACGCCTGCGCCCCCACCGTGCTCGGCCAGTTGCATCTCGTGAATGGCGACGACGACGGCGCGGTCCAGCCAGACCCATTCGCGCGTCATTTGGCCAGCTCGCGCAAGACGGCGCGGCGCTCTTTCATGATCTCGCGTGCCACGCGCATCTGTGCTTCGAATTCCGGGTTATGGATGGTGATGCGCAGGCCGTCGGGCGCTTCTGTCAGATACAACTCGTCACCCTTTTCGAGTTGCAGGCGTGCGAGCAACTCTTTGGGAAAGATGGCACCGACAGAGTTGCCGACCTGGGTGAGTTTGAGCATGTGCATGAAAGACCTCCAAGTAATTACATGCGTAATACTAAAACTTTCTCAACACCTCGGCAACAGGGTCATTTCCGATGGAGCCACCT from Acidovorax sp. T1 includes the following:
- a CDS encoding type II toxin-antitoxin system death-on-curing family toxin is translated as MTREWVWLDRAVVVAIHEMQLAEHGGGAGVRDAGLLDSALGKPLHLQAYGEPPPDAAALAASYGYGISRNHPFIDGNKRTGFVAAELFLRLNGQVLSADDASCVLTMLAVAAGDMSEESFAAWLRENSAARA
- a CDS encoding AbrB/MazE/SpoVT family DNA-binding domain-containing protein, which gives rise to MHMLKLTQVGNSVGAIFPKELLARLQLEKGDELYLTEAPDGLRITIHNPEFEAQMRVAREIMKERRAVLRELAK